In Dyadobacter sp. NIV53, a single window of DNA contains:
- the metQ gene encoding methionine ABC transporter substrate-binding lipoprotein MetQ — MKVQKHIFALLIPIAATFALSGCNRKADKDSDPNHIKVGIAVGPEYEVAQVAQKVAKEKYGLEVELISFNDYVIPNEALNHGDVDINAFQHKPYLDEQVKQRGYKLAIVGNTFVYPIVGYSKKIKNVNELKPEDTVVIPNDPTNGGRSLLLLQKYGLIKLKDGVGLLPKVIDIIENPKKLKILELEAPQLPGTLDDKNVTLAIINNNFAAKVGLLATRDGLLVEDKKSPYVNLIVAREDNKNEEKVKNYVKAYQSKEVEAAAARIFHGGAIKGW; from the coding sequence ATGAAAGTCCAAAAACACATTTTCGCCCTGCTCATTCCAATCGCCGCAACGTTCGCACTTTCCGGTTGCAACAGAAAAGCAGACAAAGACAGTGATCCAAACCATATTAAAGTAGGCATCGCCGTTGGGCCTGAATATGAAGTGGCGCAGGTTGCCCAAAAAGTAGCCAAAGAAAAATATGGCCTGGAAGTAGAACTGATTTCGTTTAACGATTACGTAATTCCGAATGAAGCGCTGAATCATGGTGACGTCGATATTAACGCATTTCAGCACAAGCCATATCTGGATGAGCAGGTAAAACAGCGCGGATACAAGCTGGCCATCGTCGGCAATACCTTCGTTTATCCGATCGTAGGCTACTCAAAAAAGATTAAAAATGTTAATGAATTAAAACCGGAAGACACGGTTGTTATTCCTAATGATCCTACAAACGGCGGTCGCTCCTTATTGCTTTTGCAAAAATACGGACTAATCAAACTCAAAGATGGCGTTGGACTTTTACCCAAAGTGATCGACATAATAGAGAACCCGAAAAAGCTAAAAATCCTGGAACTTGAAGCACCGCAACTTCCCGGAACACTTGACGACAAGAACGTTACGCTGGCTATTATCAACAACAATTTCGCTGCAAAAGTCGGCTTACTGGCAACCAGGGACGGGCTACTGGTGGAAGACAAAAAGTCACCATACGTAAATCTGATCGTTGCACGGGAAGACAATAAAAATGAAGAAAAGGTTAAAAATTATGTAAAAGCATACCAGTCGAAAGAAGTTGAAGCAGCTGCTGCGAGGATATTTCATGGTGGTGCGATTAAGGGTTGGTAA
- a CDS encoding sterol desaturase family protein — MRFTDSFIYYEILTLFFVISAAEFLTGLYKSDKWSKNEWYINFAGLFLSSTITRPVSFLLSAYVLNYFFPQYYNAFESVPLWAGILITCLLEDFTQYWWHRAAHTYTWLWKAHRVHHTAPEMSVFLTGRNSWIYLLLFPSRIVSTALIFLGFGQAFLIGYFFKALIGISAHSSVKWDKPLYKIKWLHPVMWVVERTISTPATHHAHHAATDADGIGVINGNYGNMFFFWDMIFGTAKITREFSEHIGLEDYHEEPWYVQLGYPLFKSKDERSELSQ; from the coding sequence ATGAGATTCACTGACAGTTTTATATATTACGAAATACTTACACTTTTCTTCGTTATCAGCGCCGCGGAGTTTTTAACCGGATTATACAAAAGCGATAAATGGTCTAAAAATGAATGGTATATCAATTTCGCCGGGCTTTTTCTGTCCAGTACCATTACCAGGCCAGTCAGCTTTCTGTTATCGGCTTATGTTCTTAACTACTTCTTTCCCCAATATTATAATGCCTTCGAAAGCGTACCCCTTTGGGCAGGTATCCTAATCACCTGTTTGCTGGAAGATTTTACACAATATTGGTGGCACAGGGCCGCGCACACTTACACCTGGCTTTGGAAAGCACACCGGGTACATCATACCGCTCCTGAAATGAGCGTATTTCTCACAGGCAGGAATTCTTGGATATATCTGCTCCTATTTCCATCACGTATAGTGTCTACCGCTTTGATCTTTTTAGGTTTCGGACAAGCGTTCCTGATCGGATATTTTTTCAAGGCACTCATTGGAATTTCAGCGCATTCCAGTGTGAAATGGGATAAACCTTTGTATAAAATCAAATGGCTGCATCCGGTGATGTGGGTGGTTGAACGGACAATTTCTACACCTGCCACGCATCATGCACACCACGCTGCAACGGACGCTGACGGCATTGGAGTGATCAATGGTAATTATGGAAACATGTTCTTTTTCTGGGATATGATTTTTGGCACGGCGAAGATCACCAGGGAATTTTCAGAACACATTGGCCTGGAAGATTACCATGAAGAACCTTGGTATGTCCAGTTGGGTTATCCGCTATTTAAATCGAAAGACGAACGCAGCGAGCTTTCCCAATAA
- a CDS encoding TonB-dependent receptor produces the protein MKKYFLLLFLIVSVASFAQQRTITGTVTESENGGTLPGVNVSIKNTRQGTITDAEGRFSLNLVKGEQLVFSFIGFAAQEIKITAENSYNVVLQPASHTLGEVQVVGSRNANRTKLDSPVPVDVIDLKPLLESAPQVSITQLLQYVSPSFHSVNGSNAGDAGSALNLSQLRGLGVDQLLVLVNGKRRHKSSNINWGGLGNGATGYDLNSIPTAAIQRVEILRDGAAAQYGSDAIAGVINIVLNKTTEELTLSSTASTRRRGDGTTTRTNANYGFALGKTGGYLNTTAEFATQAIALLPGNDDAALYLGPIYGGGANTRNYDAIYTKEIDEKILSDRGIDRHYFDRRGGGSNKAKDALLFFNAAIPLRQNAEIYAFGGISHRNSQFTAVYRLPGWTERNNAFLYPDGFLPAMENIISDKSLAIGIKGKIRNWDVDISNVYGRNNFGNVITNSLNASLGLKTPTTFDAGSYNASQNTGSIDISRYFDKALKGINVAFGAQYRVESYQIVAGEEASYSKADLRTVYGLDTTGTGIVYTTKEGQIGLNGLSPGSQIHAGFRPENAVNVNRSILAGYADVEANITQKWLVSGALRLENFSGLGNVTTYKIASKYSIADWLGIRGSHNTGFRAPDLAQYYYTETSTSFQQGRAIDQVTASNQSAATRALGIPTLTPEKSKGYTLGITSQPFRNFEFTADAYLVDVNNRVGNTGNFSATDVNLPLEVRSLFVQTGTTQAKFFYNSFSTRTKGLEVTGSYRTPFRKGALTLLFGANFVKNDVTSVNTPKGLEAYRYIIFNDGEKARVTSNIPGRKVNLQGSFKVGKLTYMVRGIYFGSVTTASALNATFPKPDYFFQKLSPIWVVDASVAYSFTKSLQGVIGVNNAFNQLGDYSDKKLSALNNPSIIGIQNGSAGIQPFVRITARL, from the coding sequence ATGAAAAAATACTTTTTACTTTTATTCCTGATCGTTTCCGTTGCCTCCTTTGCACAGCAGCGAACCATAACTGGAACGGTTACTGAGTCTGAAAACGGAGGTACACTTCCCGGTGTAAACGTTTCAATCAAAAACACCAGGCAGGGCACAATTACGGACGCTGAGGGACGGTTTAGCCTGAACCTTGTAAAAGGCGAACAGCTCGTCTTTTCTTTTATTGGGTTTGCAGCACAGGAGATTAAGATCACAGCTGAAAACAGTTATAATGTGGTACTTCAGCCCGCCAGCCATACGCTTGGAGAAGTGCAGGTGGTAGGTTCCAGAAACGCCAATCGTACCAAATTGGATTCACCTGTTCCGGTCGATGTGATTGACCTTAAACCTCTTTTAGAATCTGCTCCGCAGGTAAGTATCACGCAGTTGCTTCAATATGTCTCTCCTTCGTTTCATTCCGTAAATGGAAGCAATGCGGGCGATGCAGGATCCGCACTGAACCTGTCTCAGTTAAGAGGCCTGGGCGTCGACCAGCTTCTTGTACTAGTCAATGGCAAGCGCCGTCACAAAAGCTCCAATATCAACTGGGGTGGTTTGGGAAACGGGGCAACAGGTTATGATCTCAACTCTATTCCAACGGCTGCCATTCAGCGTGTAGAAATCCTTCGCGATGGAGCAGCAGCACAATATGGGTCTGATGCTATTGCCGGTGTGATCAACATTGTTTTGAACAAAACAACTGAAGAGCTTACATTGAGCTCAACGGCCAGTACGAGGCGGCGGGGAGACGGTACTACTACCCGTACGAATGCAAATTATGGTTTTGCTCTTGGTAAAACAGGTGGTTATCTGAACACAACTGCGGAATTTGCCACACAGGCGATCGCCCTGTTGCCGGGAAACGACGATGCTGCATTATATCTTGGACCGATTTATGGAGGTGGTGCCAATACAAGAAATTATGACGCTATCTATACAAAGGAAATTGATGAAAAAATATTGAGCGACCGTGGTATTGACCGGCATTATTTTGACCGCCGAGGCGGAGGTTCCAATAAAGCCAAGGATGCCCTCCTGTTTTTCAATGCAGCGATTCCTCTCAGGCAGAATGCGGAAATATATGCTTTTGGAGGCATAAGCCATCGCAATTCGCAATTTACTGCCGTTTATCGCCTGCCCGGCTGGACGGAACGAAATAATGCGTTTTTGTATCCTGACGGCTTTTTGCCAGCCATGGAAAATATTATATCTGATAAATCACTCGCAATTGGCATAAAAGGTAAAATCCGGAATTGGGATGTGGACATTTCCAATGTATATGGCAGGAACAATTTTGGCAACGTTATTACGAATTCGCTGAATGCCAGTCTGGGATTAAAAACGCCAACAACTTTTGATGCAGGAAGTTACAATGCCAGCCAGAACACGGGAAGTATTGATATCAGCAGATATTTTGACAAAGCATTAAAAGGTATCAACGTTGCATTCGGAGCTCAGTACCGGGTAGAATCTTACCAGATCGTTGCCGGTGAAGAAGCGTCTTATTCCAAGGCCGATTTGAGAACAGTTTATGGATTGGACACAACCGGGACCGGCATCGTTTACACTACAAAGGAAGGGCAGATAGGGCTGAACGGTTTGTCGCCCGGCTCACAGATCCATGCCGGTTTCCGTCCGGAAAACGCGGTAAATGTGAACCGTTCGATACTGGCAGGTTATGCTGATGTGGAAGCGAATATTACGCAGAAATGGCTGGTATCAGGAGCTTTGCGTTTGGAAAACTTTTCGGGCCTTGGTAATGTAACGACTTATAAAATAGCCTCCAAATACAGTATAGCTGACTGGCTGGGCATTCGTGGATCGCACAACACCGGTTTCCGGGCGCCGGATCTGGCCCAGTATTATTACACTGAAACCTCCACAAGTTTTCAGCAGGGACGCGCTATCGACCAGGTGACTGCCTCTAATCAAAGTGCGGCAACCCGTGCCCTTGGAATTCCGACTTTGACACCAGAAAAATCAAAAGGCTATACTTTGGGTATCACTTCCCAGCCATTCAGGAATTTTGAATTTACTGCGGATGCTTATCTGGTTGACGTTAACAACAGGGTTGGAAATACAGGGAACTTTTCGGCCACGGATGTAAATCTTCCATTGGAAGTGAGGAGCCTGTTTGTACAAACCGGAACAACGCAGGCCAAGTTTTTTTACAATTCATTCAGTACGCGTACCAAAGGATTGGAAGTTACAGGAAGTTACCGTACACCTTTCCGAAAAGGCGCATTGACCTTGTTATTTGGTGCTAATTTTGTAAAGAATGACGTAACAAGCGTCAATACGCCAAAGGGACTCGAAGCTTACCGTTATATTATTTTCAACGATGGCGAAAAAGCACGGGTAACCTCGAATATTCCCGGCAGGAAAGTCAATCTGCAGGGAAGTTTTAAAGTCGGTAAGCTTACTTACATGGTTCGCGGCATTTATTTCGGATCGGTAACTACCGCTTCTGCCCTCAATGCAACTTTTCCCAAACCGGATTATTTCTTCCAGAAGCTAAGCCCGATCTGGGTAGTGGACGCATCAGTCGCTTATTCCTTTACCAAATCACTACAGGGCGTAATCGGTGTAAACAATGCATTTAACCAGCTTGGTGATTATTCGGACAAAAAATTATCTGCATTGAACAATCCTTCCATCATTGGTATACAGAATGGAAGTGCCGGAATTCAGCCTTTTGTACGTATCACAGCGAGACTATAA
- a CDS encoding DUF4397 domain-containing protein — protein MKLLFSSINSVLALAAITGGLTSCEDTGYLDVDASNRPPLSAYISFVNARAINAPLSFWTFTDKITPAPIAVNNASEYYPTVFGNVQINITEGTNTSYKASYQFGNSATFSATGRPNGPIATFYHTVVAARTSNNKADSLILFYDDLKAPDTGKAKLRFVNLSPGLGTINVLNNQTPLFSNVEYGRAANSALSGEALSAWSLGPFQSVDPGNYQLNFTNASSGNTTGTTSTVTLEAGKIYTVFTNGLLNGTPAFGVKLIEHPVK, from the coding sequence ATGAAATTACTATTTTCTTCTATAAATTCAGTACTGGCGCTGGCTGCAATTACCGGCGGACTAACAAGCTGCGAAGATACCGGCTATCTGGATGTAGACGCTTCAAACCGGCCGCCACTGAGCGCATACATCAGTTTTGTCAATGCAAGGGCAATAAATGCACCACTCAGCTTCTGGACTTTCACCGACAAAATAACGCCGGCTCCGATTGCTGTCAATAACGCATCGGAATATTATCCTACCGTATTCGGCAATGTTCAGATCAATATTACAGAAGGCACCAATACAAGTTACAAAGCTTCGTATCAGTTTGGTAACAGCGCCACTTTTTCAGCTACCGGCCGTCCCAATGGCCCCATTGCCACATTTTATCATACGGTTGTTGCTGCCAGAACAAGTAACAATAAAGCCGATTCACTGATTTTGTTTTATGATGACCTGAAAGCGCCGGATACAGGAAAGGCAAAACTCCGTTTCGTAAATCTTTCTCCCGGACTCGGAACGATTAACGTACTGAACAACCAAACGCCGCTTTTTTCGAATGTCGAATACGGCAGGGCAGCCAATTCTGCTCTTTCTGGTGAGGCATTAAGTGCATGGTCGTTAGGGCCATTCCAGAGCGTTGATCCGGGAAATTATCAGCTCAATTTTACCAATGCATCCAGCGGCAACACTACCGGCACTACTTCCACAGTAACGCTGGAAGCAGGTAAGATTTACACAGTTTTTACCAATGGGCTTCTTAATGGCACTCCTGCTTTCGGTGTTAAACTAATTGAACATCCGGTAAAATAG
- the metN gene encoding methionine ABC transporter ATP-binding protein MetN, giving the protein MIELRNVTKVFRQKDREIIALSGVSLKIEPGKIFGVIGTSGAGKSTLIRCVNLLEKPTSGDVIVDGKNLTILSESELVKERRQIGMIFQHFNLLSSRTVSENVAFALELDNVPKNEIKIRVSELLKLVGLEDKANDYPANLSGGQKQRVAIARTLANNPKVLLCDEATSALDPGTTRSILNLLKDINKRLNITILLITHEMAVVKSICDFVAVISEGKLIEQGTVSDIFVNPKTELAKEFISTSLHIEIPDFYAQRLKATDPGNLSPLLKLHLTGETANEPVLSQAARLFDVDTKIVSAQMDHAGDKNFGVILTELSGNRENYQKTIQFFTNNQIKVEIIGYV; this is encoded by the coding sequence ATGATCGAGTTAAGAAATGTTACTAAAGTTTTCCGGCAGAAAGACAGAGAGATAATTGCATTATCCGGTGTGTCGCTTAAAATTGAGCCTGGTAAAATTTTTGGTGTGATCGGAACCTCAGGAGCTGGTAAAAGTACGCTGATCCGATGTGTAAATTTGCTTGAAAAACCAACATCTGGTGATGTGATTGTAGATGGGAAGAATCTGACGATCTTGTCTGAATCAGAGCTGGTTAAAGAAAGGAGACAGATCGGTATGATCTTCCAGCATTTCAATCTGCTCTCTTCACGCACCGTTTCAGAAAATGTGGCTTTTGCACTGGAACTGGACAACGTGCCAAAAAATGAGATTAAAATCAGGGTATCAGAATTGTTGAAACTGGTCGGCTTGGAAGACAAAGCGAATGATTATCCAGCCAATCTTTCAGGCGGGCAAAAACAGCGGGTCGCCATTGCACGTACGCTCGCCAATAATCCGAAAGTTCTTTTATGCGATGAAGCTACCAGTGCGCTGGACCCCGGAACGACGCGTTCAATACTCAATCTGCTTAAAGACATTAACAAACGGCTGAATATCACCATTCTGCTAATTACGCATGAGATGGCGGTTGTGAAATCGATTTGTGATTTTGTGGCGGTGATCAGTGAGGGGAAACTGATTGAACAGGGCACGGTAAGCGATATTTTTGTTAATCCAAAAACTGAACTGGCAAAAGAATTTATCAGCACTTCGCTGCATATTGAAATCCCGGATTTTTACGCACAACGCCTGAAAGCCACCGATCCCGGAAATCTGTCTCCATTGTTGAAACTCCACCTGACGGGTGAAACCGCCAACGAACCGGTCCTTTCACAAGCGGCCAGATTGTTTGATGTGGATACGAAGATCGTCAGCGCGCAAATGGATCATGCAGGCGATAAAAATTTCGGGGTGATCCTGACCGAGCTTTCAGGAAACCGGGAAAACTACCAGAAAACCATTCAGTTTTTTACTAATAATCAAATCAAAGTTGAAATTATAGGATATGTCTGA
- the metI gene encoding methionine ABC transporter permease MetI: MSDPIVSLLLAGTGETVFMTILSGFFGFLLGLPTGIVLFLTRKGQVLENRLINNSISLAVNIFRSIPFIILIVWMIPFTRAIVGTSIGIAAALVPLSIGAAPFIARLVENSLIEVPGGLIEAARAMGAKPLQIVYKVLLPEALPSLINCATITLITLVGYSAMGGAVGAGGLGQIGYQYGYIGYDAVIMNIVLILLIALVFIIQFSGDALAKRVDHR; this comes from the coding sequence ATGTCTGATCCAATCGTATCATTGTTGCTGGCAGGAACCGGCGAGACGGTTTTCATGACCATCCTCTCCGGCTTTTTCGGTTTTCTATTAGGACTACCCACCGGAATTGTGCTTTTCCTGACAAGAAAAGGACAGGTTTTAGAAAACAGGCTGATCAACAACTCTATTTCATTGGCTGTTAACATTTTCAGATCAATACCATTTATTATCCTGATCGTCTGGATGATACCGTTTACACGAGCCATCGTCGGTACTTCTATTGGTATAGCCGCAGCGCTGGTTCCGTTGAGTATCGGAGCAGCACCGTTTATTGCCCGTCTGGTGGAAAACAGCCTCATCGAAGTTCCCGGCGGACTGATCGAAGCGGCGAGAGCCATGGGCGCGAAGCCCTTACAGATCGTGTACAAAGTGCTGTTACCGGAAGCATTGCCATCACTGATCAACTGTGCAACCATAACCCTGATCACGCTCGTCGGCTATTCTGCGATGGGTGGCGCAGTTGGCGCAGGAGGACTTGGCCAGATCGGTTACCAGTACGGCTACATCGGCTACGATGCTGTGATCATGAACATTGTACTGATTTTGCTGATTGCTCTGGTTTTCATCATACAATTCTCGGGGGACGCTTTGGCGAAGCGGGTGGATCACAGATAG
- a CDS encoding DUF6134 family protein, translating to MNILDKVLIVMFLIFPMTGISQAIVFYDVMVGGRTVGSVKVLHFLPGQEAGKRRIEAEFSIPFYSGSFFSENQFTNGILKNSVTEHRVNGKKKEQTRTLENARHQYQIDFFETNAEIRKTKDIRFCINSTLTNLYYEEPVNICSVYSERYGQMCTVKKSGENSYTVTLPNGKQSVYSYSDGQCKEVHAELAGFKLRIIKRNISLVKNNYDKNKIRL from the coding sequence ATGAATATATTGGACAAAGTATTGATTGTAATGTTTTTGATTTTTCCAATGACCGGAATTTCGCAGGCTATAGTATTTTATGATGTCATGGTAGGAGGGCGAACGGTTGGTTCGGTTAAGGTTTTGCACTTTTTGCCTGGGCAGGAAGCCGGTAAACGGAGGATTGAAGCCGAATTTAGTATTCCGTTTTATTCAGGAAGTTTTTTTAGTGAAAACCAGTTTACAAATGGAATTTTAAAAAATTCTGTAACGGAACACCGCGTAAACGGAAAGAAAAAAGAACAGACACGAACGCTCGAAAACGCCCGGCATCAGTACCAGATTGATTTTTTTGAAACAAATGCTGAAATCAGGAAAACAAAGGATATCAGGTTTTGCATAAACAGTACACTCACAAATCTTTATTATGAGGAGCCCGTCAATATTTGTTCGGTATATTCTGAAAGGTATGGGCAGATGTGTACGGTAAAAAAGTCAGGCGAAAACAGTTATACAGTAACGCTGCCAAACGGAAAACAAAGCGTTTATTCTTACAGTGACGGCCAATGCAAAGAAGTGCATGCGGAGCTGGCAGGTTTTAAACTGCGTATTATAAAAAGGAACATCAGCCTGGTAAAAAACAATTACGATAAAAACAAAATACGATTATGA
- a CDS encoding YceI family protein, with translation MKKILLSAISLTTFALVSFTGPYSKIVKENSYTVDTKQSKLVWNAKKVTGEHTGLAPIKSGTLLLDAGKLKGGSFEINLNDLTVTDIKDPEYNAKLTGHLKNDDFFSVAKYPVAKLDITSVTAAGANKYNVKGKLTIKGITNEVSFPAEITANGKNLTANAKIAIDRTKYDIKYNSKSFFSTIGDKAIDDNFNLDVSLVATQSSSVTKASTKSK, from the coding sequence ATGAAAAAGATTCTTTTATCTGCCATTTCCCTTACAACTTTTGCGTTGGTTTCATTTACAGGCCCTTACAGTAAAATAGTGAAGGAAAACTCGTATACCGTTGATACAAAGCAAAGTAAACTGGTATGGAATGCAAAAAAAGTAACCGGCGAGCATACAGGCCTTGCACCCATTAAAAGCGGCACTTTGCTGTTGGATGCGGGCAAATTAAAAGGCGGCAGCTTTGAAATAAACCTTAATGATCTGACTGTCACGGATATTAAAGATCCGGAGTACAATGCAAAACTTACAGGTCACCTTAAGAATGACGATTTCTTTTCAGTTGCAAAATATCCGGTGGCAAAACTGGATATCACATCGGTGACTGCTGCGGGTGCCAATAAATACAATGTAAAAGGAAAACTGACTATTAAAGGGATAACCAATGAGGTAAGTTTTCCAGCTGAAATTACGGCAAATGGAAAAAACCTGACAGCAAATGCAAAAATTGCAATTGACCGCACCAAATATGATATTAAATATAATTCAAAAAGCTTTTTTTCTACAATAGGCGACAAAGCCATCGACGACAATTTCAATCTTGATGTTTCGCTTGTTGCTACCCAATCATCGTCAGTTACCAAAGCAAGCACTAAAAGCAAATAA
- a CDS encoding SDR family oxidoreductase, with protein MDNKIALITGPTSGIGYVTAVELSKQGFDLILVARNEAKVKELQHVIGDRVKIDFISCDLSSINSVRMAVEKIKSRFVRIDVLINNAGMIVQDKQFSVDNIELTFATNHIGPFLLTTGLINLLKAGERGRIIHVSSEAHFFAFFDLNKLVNPPSYQDLIVYGRSKLANILFSNELADRLKPFGITSNALHPGTVASNFAGNGNGVSSFFMKLFRPFFKSVEQGAATSIYLATSPEVEGVSGKYFTDCKLGRRSSASRNPQLGKSLWELSEKLVNQA; from the coding sequence ATGGATAACAAAATCGCTCTTATTACGGGACCCACATCGGGCATTGGGTATGTTACCGCCGTCGAATTGTCAAAACAAGGGTTCGACCTTATCCTTGTTGCAAGAAATGAAGCCAAGGTGAAGGAATTACAGCATGTTATTGGAGACCGGGTCAAAATTGATTTTATCTCTTGCGATCTCAGCAGTATAAATTCTGTAAGAATGGCTGTGGAGAAGATTAAAAGCAGATTCGTACGAATTGACGTGTTGATCAACAACGCAGGTATGATAGTCCAGGACAAGCAATTTTCGGTGGATAATATTGAACTTACTTTTGCTACCAACCATATCGGTCCGTTTTTGTTAACAACCGGGCTTATTAATCTTTTGAAGGCCGGAGAACGGGGCAGGATTATTCACGTTTCTTCTGAGGCTCATTTTTTTGCATTTTTCGATTTGAACAAACTGGTAAATCCGCCTTCATATCAGGATCTCATTGTTTACGGCAGATCCAAACTAGCGAATATACTTTTCTCAAATGAACTGGCGGATCGTCTGAAACCATTCGGCATTACCTCCAATGCATTACATCCGGGAACTGTTGCCAGTAACTTTGCAGGAAATGGAAATGGCGTTTCATCATTTTTCATGAAGTTGTTCCGCCCGTTTTTTAAATCCGTGGAACAGGGTGCTGCAACATCCATTTATCTGGCAACATCGCCCGAGGTTGAGGGAGTTTCCGGTAAGTACTTTACTGATTGCAAGTTGGGCAGGAGGTCCTCCGCTTCCAGGAACCCGCAGTTAGGTAAGTCTTTATGGGAACTGAGTGAGAAGCTGGTGAACCAGGCCTGA
- a CDS encoding peroxiredoxin produces MKINNQMKAVALAGATILSSFASASDDKPHAKSPKQGIWRGEFVISETHIPFNFEYNAKDKDHPVLTLLNGTRRDDFKVTKLSGDSIFVKMNTYDAALVANVESDGKITGEYRSLVPGFRGSSLPFSAEHGKDYRFVEKGKEQPTRHNLTGKWDLQVFSKAKMPDNIALLKQEGNKLTGVVMSTVGDSRELEGVVEGDEFVLSHFSGPNPRVYKGKINEDGSITGVISSGIYDNTKFEGSKNAQAALPDPYKLTHLKEGYTKLDFTLPDLNGKNVSLSDDKYKGKVVIVEIVGTWCPNCTDQTSFLSPWFKENKARGVEAIAIGFEQKDDLEYAKYTLGTLKKKYGIEYDILFGGIADKKVASEKLPALNRMMAFPTTILIDRNGDVRQIHTGYTGTITGDYYTEYVKKWNKDLDELIAEPVPAAFTSVNTSSAKSSK; encoded by the coding sequence ATGAAAATCAACAACCAGATGAAGGCGGTGGCTTTGGCAGGTGCCACTATTTTAAGCAGTTTTGCAAGTGCATCGGATGACAAACCTCACGCAAAGTCACCGAAACAAGGAATTTGGCGCGGGGAGTTCGTAATCAGCGAAACGCATATTCCGTTCAATTTCGAATACAATGCAAAAGACAAAGATCATCCGGTTCTGACCTTACTTAACGGAACGCGCCGTGATGACTTCAAGGTGACCAAATTAAGCGGAGATTCTATTTTTGTAAAAATGAATACCTATGATGCCGCACTGGTTGCCAATGTGGAGTCAGACGGTAAAATCACAGGCGAATACAGAAGCCTTGTGCCTGGTTTCCGTGGAAGCTCACTTCCTTTCTCGGCGGAACATGGGAAAGACTATCGTTTTGTGGAAAAAGGAAAAGAACAGCCAACCAGGCACAATTTAACAGGTAAATGGGATTTGCAGGTTTTCAGCAAAGCTAAAATGCCTGACAATATTGCGCTTCTTAAACAGGAAGGTAACAAGCTGACCGGTGTTGTTATGTCAACAGTAGGGGACAGCCGTGAGCTGGAAGGCGTGGTTGAAGGCGATGAATTTGTACTTTCGCATTTCTCAGGCCCAAACCCAAGGGTTTACAAAGGGAAAATCAATGAAGATGGTTCAATCACAGGAGTGATCAGTTCCGGAATTTATGATAATACTAAATTTGAAGGAAGCAAAAATGCCCAGGCTGCTTTGCCCGATCCTTATAAACTGACGCATTTGAAAGAAGGTTATACCAAACTCGATTTTACACTTCCTGACCTGAACGGCAAAAACGTGTCGTTGAGTGATGACAAGTATAAAGGAAAAGTCGTGATCGTCGAGATCGTTGGAACGTGGTGCCCGAACTGTACAGACCAGACTTCGTTTCTTTCTCCATGGTTTAAAGAAAACAAAGCGCGTGGCGTAGAAGCAATTGCGATTGGTTTTGAACAAAAAGATGACCTGGAATATGCAAAATATACACTGGGTACCTTGAAGAAAAAATACGGAATTGAATATGATATTCTGTTCGGCGGAATTGCAGATAAGAAAGTTGCTTCTGAAAAACTTCCTGCCCTGAACCGTATGATGGCATTCCCGACCACGATCCTGATTGACCGTAATGGAGATGTTCGCCAGATACATACAGGATATACCGGAACCATTACCGGAGATTACTATACGGAATATGTAAAAAAATGGAACAAAGACCTGGATGAATTGATCGCTGAGCCGGTTCCCGCTGCGTTTACTTCTGTCAATACTTCATCTGCGAAGAGCTCAAAATAA